A segment of the Bacillus pseudomycoides genome:
TGTTGGCCCTTTATCATCAATCGCACCACGTGCATAAATCTTTCCATCACGAATATCAGCGCTGTATGCAGGAGTTGTCCAACCATCTCCTTCTGGTACAACATCAACGTGACAAAGAATACCAACTAACTCTTCTCCTTGTCCCATTTCAAGATGCCCTGCATACCCTTCTAAATTTTTAGAAGTAAGTCCTTCTACTTCCCCTTTATGTAACATGAAGGACAATGCTTTTGCTACACCCTCTCCAAACGGTGCACCCTCTTTTGTCGTCTCTTCTTCCCATACACTTTTAATTTGCAGAAATTGCTGCGTGTCATGAATTAATGCATCTTTTCTTTTCTCAACTTCTTCTGTCCAATTAATTGCTGACATAACTCATTCACCTCTTCTATATTCTCTCTTTCATCATAGCAAACGAAAATCCGATATGCCAACAAGAGAACATTCAATGATTAACAATTTTAATATTTCAGACACTTCTCATTAGTTTTTCTTTTATTTTTCTAAAAAAATTTGCAGGAATTTGGCGTTTTACGTAGAATTTTATGTGGTAGTTGATAGAAGAGACATAGAGTGTCAACTACCAATATTTTTCTATTTTATTATTTGTTAAACTTTTGTAAAATTTAACTAGGTTAAAGCATGAAATTTGTCAAGTGGAGTACAATGGAAGTAAGGACCTTCTTTCCTGAATGGGGTCAAAAAAACTAGTAGAGGAGTGGTTTTCTCTTGAAACCTACGACTACTCGTATGCTAACACGCATTAAATCAATTTATATGTACATCAATGAGAATGGTACGGTAACGACGAAAGACCTTGTAGATGAGTTCGGGATCACACCGCGAACAATACAACGTGATCTGAATGTGTTGCAGTTTAATGAACTCGTGTATAGCCCTTGCCGCGGTAAGTGGACAACAACAGGAAAGAAAGTGAGAATGACCTCATAACAAAAACAATTGTATCTAAAATATAATACATACCCCTTTCTATGAAATTAGAAAGGGGTTCTTTCTATTTTTTGGAATCGGTCTCAATCTTAATTATCAGTTTGAACTTGATACGTTTTTAACATTTCCACTTCTTCATCTGTTAATTCACGATATTGACCAAGTTCTAATTCTTCATCTAACACTAAAGGTCCCATCTCTGTTCTCTTTAAGTAGACAACTTTTTTCCCTACCGCTTCAAACATACGCTTTACTTGATGGAATTTCCCTTCTGTAATGACAAGCTCGATTTCAGACACATCGTCGCTTTTCAAAATTGTAAGCTCACCTGGCTTCGTTTCATAGCCATCATCTATAATAACACCTTTTGCAAATTCTTCTACATCTTTCTCTGTTACAACTCCGGCTACGTGTGCATAATATTTTTTCGGCACGTGTTTTTTCGGAGTTAACAACTGATGTGCAAGCTTCCCATCATTTGTTAATAATAGGAACCCTTCTGTATCAATATCAAGTCTTCCAACTGGAAACGGATCAAAGATTGCATCTTCTAATTCCAATAAATCAACAACTGTTTCATGATTATCATCTTCTGTTGCCGAAATGACACCTTGTGGCTTATGCATCATTAAATATACAAATTCCTTATATTCAACAATCTCACCGTGAATCGTAACCTCTTGTTCTTCTACATTCACATGAAACTTCGCATCTTTTACTGGCATTCCATCAATTTTTACAACGCCGTCCTTTAATAATTTCTTCACTTCTTTTCTACTTCCGTATCCCATGTTTGCTAATAATTTATCTAATCTCATTCTTTCACCTTCTTGTATTTATCATAGAAAAGGGGACGTGTATTACGCCCCTTTTGATTTCATCTTTATTTTCAGCTTGCCACCAAGCTTACGCTGAATCTTCTCTAAAGCTTCTCCGCCAAATACTCTTTCAAGTACACCTGTGCGAATTGCTAACAATCCATAAGTAAGGCCACCAATACCTGCACAAACTGCAACGGTAATAAGTGCACCAAATCGGCTCTCCGGCGAAATCACAAAGGATAAAATTCCTTGTGATAGTTTTACGACAATGACCATCGCAATTGTTAATATTGCAATTTGGAATGTTCGTTTATATACAACACCGAATGAATAGTGTGCATGTTTTCGAATTTGTTTATTCGTATACAAAATAGAAGCTAGGAAGCCAATACCTGTTGCTAAAACAGCTCCAATTGTACCGAAGTAACGGATTAAAATCACATTACATAAAAACTTCAAAATAACGCCCATGCCAAGCGCAATAATCGCATGCTTCTGCTGATTAATTCCTTGCAATATCGCTGCAGTCACTGTAAATAAAGCAAATAATAACGCAACTGGCGCATACCACATCAGTACTTGTCCACCTAATGGATCCTTTTCATAAAACGCTGTATAAATCGGATACGCAAGCGTCGAAATACCGACTACCGCTGGTAATGTCAAGAACATATTTGCCTGGAATGTTTGTGTGATTTGTAGTTTTAAATAGCGAAATTGTTTTTCTGTAAATGATTTTGTAATAGCTGGAACAAGCGTTAAACTAAACGCCGTCGCAAGCGACACAGGAATCATAATTAACTTATGCGTCCACATCGTAAAAATACCAAGTGCTCGCTCCGCAATATCACCTTGTCCAATCGCTTGCATGATAGAGTTGAATGTTAATGTATCAATTTGTTGATATAAAGGAATTGTTAATCCAATAACAACATAAGGAATTGCATATGCAAATAATTCTTTAAATAATTGAATCGTACTTACTGTTGATTCTGGAACAGTTTGTTCAATTAAGTATTGATCGAGATGCTTTTTGCGTTTTAACCAGTACCATATTAACACACCGAGCGCTCCCACAGCTGAAACAAACGCTGCAAAAGTTGCCACTCCAACTGCTGCTGCTACTGATCCTCCTATTACTTTAATGACAATAAAACTACCCGCTAATAAAAAGACAATACGAATAATTTGTTCAATAATTTGTGATACCGTAGTTGGTCCCATTGATTGATGACCTTGGAAATAACCACGAATTAAGCTTGCTGCTGGTACAACAATAAGCGCAAAACTTACGAGGCGAATAATCATCGTAACGTCTTCTATACTATTTTGTACACTTTGTTTACCAAGCATTGCCTCAGCAAATAATGGCGCAGACATGTAAAGAACTAAGAAGGAAAGGATTCCTGATGCAATCATCATAACCATTCCCGAGCGGAACATTCTCCGGCTCGTCTTATAATCTCCAAGCGCATTATATTTAGAAACAAACTTTGAAACAGCAAGTGGCACCCCTGCCGTTGCAATACTTAAAAAGATCGTATATGGAATATATCCATACGTATAGAGCGTTCCGCCTTCTGTGCCAACTAATGCATGAAATGGAAAGACATAAATCATGCCTAAGAACTTAACTAAAAAAGTTCCTAACGTCACAATAAGCGTTCCGCGCAGAAATTTTGAATCGGACATAGATGATCCTCCTACATAATATAACGCTGAACTCTAACCTTTGTATTGTACCACAATTCTTCAGAGAAACAGTAACTCACTGAATTTTTCTTTTCCACGAAAACATGCTATTCTTTTAGGCAGGAAATGTAGAAAATGAGGTCGATATACTATGCATTATGATGTTATTGTCATCGGAGGAGGCCCTTCAGGATTAATGGCCGCAATCGGTGCTGCTGAAGAAGGCGCACGCGTCTTACTTCTTGATAAAGGAAATAAACTTGGACGTAAACTTGCCATTTCTGGTGGCGGTCGCTGTAACGTAACAAATCGCTTGCCGCTTGATGAAATTGTCAAACATATACCTGGAAATGGTCGCTTTTTATACAGTGCCTTTTCTATTTTCAATAATGAAGATATTATTACATTCTTTGAAAAACTTGGCGTGAAGTTAAAAGAAGAAGATCACGGCCGCATGTTCCCTGTCTCTAATAAAGCACAATCGGTTGTAGATGCGTTATTAACGAGACTACAAGAACTAGGCGTTAAAATCCGTACGAATACACCAGTTGAAACAATCGAATATGCAGACGGTCAAACGAAAGCTGTTTTTCTCAAAACAGGTGAGATTCTTGAAACAAACCATGTTGTCATTGCAGTTGGCGGAAAATCTGTTCCTCACACCGGTTCAACTGGGGACGGTTACGCTTGGGCTGAAAAAGCAGGGCATACAATTACCGAACTTTTCCCGACAGAAGTACCGATCCTTTCAAAAGAACCATTTATTCAAGACCGTACGTTGCAAGGTCTTGCGCTTCGCGATATAAACCTTAGCGTCTTAAATCCAAAAGGAAAAGCAATCATCTCCCACAAGATGGATATGTTATTTACACATTTCGGTATTTCTGGCCCAGCAGCTCTTCGCTGTAGCCAATTTGTCGTAAAAGCACTTAAAAAATTCAAAACGAACAGCATTCAAATGAGTATCGATGCATTGCCGGATGAAAATGCAGAACAGCTTTTCCAGCGTATGATGAAACAAATAAAAGAAGAGCCAAAAAAAGGTATTAAAAATGTGCTAAAAGGTTACGTTCCAGAACGTTATTTCTTATTCTTATTAGAGCGCAACGAAATTGATGGCAGCCAGCAAGCAGGACAAGTATCTCATGAAAAAATCCGTGCACTTGTGAAAGACTTTAAAGAATTCAAAGTAGCAGTAAACGGTACACAACCACTTGAAAAAGCATTCGTTACAGGCGGTGGTGTTTCTGTTAAAGAAATTTATCCGAAAGAAATGTCTTCTAAATTAATGAATGGCCTATACTTCTGCGGAGAAGTTCTTGATATCCACGGCTATACAGGCGGCTATAATATCACTTCCGCCCTTATTACAGGCCGGATTGCCGGAACAACCGCAGGACAAAACGCAAAAATGCAATACTAAAAAAGAAACACGAGTGGATTCTTTCCATTCCTGTTTCTTTTTTGTTGCTTTATATAGCTTAGTAGCTTTATATTTTATAATGTTGAATAATCGAAACAAAGGGGAAAACATATGCGAAAAAAAGTCATGATATCTTTAATGTTAATGACGTTCCTTTCCGCTGTGGAAGGAACGATTGTAAGTACAGCAATCCCTCGTATAACGAGCGATTTATCTGGCGTTGAACTTGTTAGCTGGGTATATGCAATTTATATGCTCGCAACAGCTGTCTCAACTCCAATCTACGGCAAATTAGCCGATTTGTTTGGTCGTAAAAAAGTACTGCTCATTGGCGCAGCCATCTTTTTAATCGGTTCTGCACTATGCGGAGTCGTTACATCGATGGAACAATTAATCTTCTTCCGCGCGCTTCAAGGTATCGGTGCCGGTGCTGTTATGCCGATTACAATGACGATTATTGGAGACTTATATAGCGAAGCGAAAGACCGTGCGAAAGCACAAGGCTGGATGAGTGCTGTTTGGGGCGTTTCCGGTGTTATCGGGCCATTAGTAGGCGGATTCTTAGTAGACTCCCTTTCTTGGCGCTACATCTTCTTCTTAAATGTGCCATTTGGAATTCTTGCTTGCGCGATGATCGCCATTTCGTATAAAGAGTCAATCAAACCAGCGAAACATCATATCGATTATCCTGGTGCAATCATCTTCTCACTAAGTGCAATCGCCTTACTATATGCACTCTTAACAGGAAGCAGTAAGCAAAACTGGAGCGACATTACAATTATTGGCCTCTTAATCTTTGCGGCTGTTTCATTCATTATTTTCTTATTCGTTGAGAAAAAATCTCCAGAGCCGTTAATTCCGTTAGCACTTTTCTCTAATCGTACCTTGTCAACGGTAAACATATTAACACTGATTGCTGGTGCCATGATTATTAGTATTACAATGTACCTGCCGATTTGGAGCCAAGGAGTATTAGGAAAAAATGCAACAGAAGCTGGACTTATTCTTATGCCAATTCCTGTTATGTGGACATTCGGCGCCATTTTTTCTGGTAATTTAGTCGGTAAGTTGCAAACGAAACAAATTATTTTACTCGGCGCTAGTATTTTATCAGTTGCAACTTTCTTACTGTTTATCTTATCCACTCATTCACCGGCATTTCTCATTTATGTTGCCGTTGGATTGTTCGGTTTAGGAATGGGACTCATTACACCAATTTATATGATAACAATCCAAGCAGCTGTTCCTGCACATACACGTGGTACAGCAGTTGGCTTAAACACATTTATTAATACATTTAGCCAAACGTTAGGTGCTGCTGTCTTCGGAACGATCTTTAATACAATGATCCATAAACAAGGCATTAAAAATCTCGATTTAGTCTCCTCAGGCGGACACAGTGCAGCAACTAATGTAGTAACAGAATCTCAAGAGGCATTGGCTTCTAGCGTTCATGTTATTTATATGAGTACATTTGCGCTTGCACTTCTTACACTATTTATCGGCTGGCTTCTATTAAAGCCAGCTAGTCAGACTGCTGAACAGTAAAAAAAGAGGCTGATCGCTTATAGTGATCAGCCTCTTCAGCATATTGGGAAACAAGAGCCAACAGACTCTTGTTTTTTGTTGTTATTTGGCGGAAGGTCGATAACCTTTAGCGAATCGCTGATATAATTTCACTTATCATTTTACACCTTATCAACCTCATATATAAGGATCGCACTTACTCCTCATTTTCCACCACGTATTTAAGCATGGACAATTTATTGTTCCAAAGCTGTTCATAATACGAAAGCCACTCTTGTAACTCAGCTAACGGCTCAAGGTGTAAGCGATATATCTTTTCTCTCCCAACCTTTCTTCCGCTTACTAATTTCGCTTCTGAAAGAATGTGAAGATGCTTTGCTACTGCTGTACGACTCATCGGAAAATGATCTGTTATTTTAGAAATTGGTAATTCTTTTTCAGTTAATAACCGGAGTACTTCTCGGCGTGTTGGATCAGCAATTGCTTGAAAGACATCATATTTCGCTGCTGATGAGGACACTTATCCTTCAACAACCTTTTTCAATTTTTCATTCACAATAGCTACCCAGCCGCCTGCCATTCTATCACGAATAACAGAACTTTTCTCATTTGCTTTCGGAAGAACTGTATCAGGCTGTTTCCATCCACCATGAATAAGAGTGAACTCCGTTTTATCACCTAAATCTTTTAAAACAAATGAAACGACCCAGCCATCAGTATCCCATGAAAAAGATAAACGATGAGGCTCTTCAATTTCTAACACTTTACATGGAGATGGCCCGAAAGGTGATTGTACATGAAACTCATGCCCTACCTTCGGCTCAAAGTCATTTGGCATAAACCAAGACGCAATTCCTTCTGCAGTAGATACTGTATTCCATACCTTTTGAATAGGCGCTTCAAAAATAACGGTTTGTGTAATATCTTGTAATGTATTTTGCTGATTCATATTAGATCTCCTTTGTTTGGCATTAAATTATAACACCTTTTGGTTTTGCTTATTAACAATATAACACCTTTTGGTTTCATGTCAAGAAACCTTCATTCTTATATAATCCCTACTTAAAAACATAAAAAAGAGCTTCCTCAGCAGCTCTTTTTTATGTTTTATATATGACCATCGCCGAAAAACAATAAATTTGATTTTCATCGTCATTAATGGATACACCAACTTGATATTTAATATCTACAAATTGGTTTTCATCAAGCTTCTTCAAAAACACATTTACGGAGTCTTCTAAGTCCTTCTCATGACTTTCATCGAACACCTTAACGCGAATCATGTTAACACCATCCTAGATCGCATGATTATTGCCACGGTGCGTATCTATGATGCGATAAAACTTACCATCTTCATATATATATCCGTCTTCTAACACATATTTCTTATCTTCAGTATAGACATAAAACTTACCTATCATAAATTTACTTGTATACAATTCTAAATAATTTGATTTAAATTTTGCTACTACCTTATTTGTAATATCAATTTTTATTGTCCGCCCCACCTTCTCTCCCTCCTTTAAAAAGAACGGATTTAGGTATATTGTATTAGCGATTTTACATTTTATGATTAAAAATAAGTGGATATGCCTTACATTTTTCACCAAAAGTTCCTCAAGACACCCTACTTTTCATTTACGACTCTTTCAAAAAACGCTGTGTTTTTTCAGATAAAAATAGGATGAAAATTTCACCCTGAAATTATTGACATAAATATATAATATATGTTAATATAATAAATTTGATATTTTTCTCCATATATGTTATCATTACATGTAGTTACCACATATGGAGGTGGATGATTTGTTTCAAATCGGTGATAAAATTGTTTACCCTATGCACGGAGCAGGAATAATCGAAGCAATTGAGGATAAAGAAGTGTTAGGAAAAACACGTCAATATTGTGTGATACACATGGTAATTAGCGATATGCAAGTGATGATCCCTATGGATAAAGTAGAAAATTCAGGCATACGTTATGTTGTCGACAAAAACACATTAAACGATGTATTAGTTGACATTCATAATGGTGAAGCTGACCACTCACTCTCATGGAAACAAAGATATACCATGAATATGGAGAAAATGAAAAATGGGAATCTCTCAGATGGCGCTGAAGTTGTTCGTGATTTAATTCGCCGCAATAAAGAAAGAGCATTAAATGCGAGTGAAAAGCAAATGCTAGACAACGCACGCAGAATTTTAATTAGTGAAGTTGCACTTGTGCAAAATGTTTCAGAAAATCAAGCAACTGATTTTCTACAAGATACTATCAATCATTAATACACGAATCCCTAATTTGTATAAATAGCGTTCAGCTATTTTTTTGTTTATATAAGAAAAAGATGTCTATGGATAGACATCTTTTTCTTATATTATTTACTATTTAACATCACTAACAGCTTCTCTTGACTATACATCCAAACTGTAATAATTAAACATGCAAGCGCTACTTCTGACAGTGCCATAAACCCAATTGCATAATGACCAGTTAATTGGAATAGTAACGTTAAAATTAACGGCGGGAAAAATCCTCCTAATCCTCCTAAAGCTGCGACAAGTCCGTTTACAACCCCTGCTTGCTCAGAAAAGTACATTGGTACTAATTTGAAGATTGTTCCATTTCCAATTCCAGCGCAAAATGCGACTAGTAAGCAACCAAATGTATACACGTTCATACTTGGCATAAACGATAAAATAATACCAGATAATGTGAGGCCAATAAATACGAAGATTAAAATTTTAAATGGATTAAATTTATCACCGAGCCAACCACCAATTGGGCGCATAATCGTTGCTAATACGATGAATCCAGCTGTCCGCATACCTGCATCTACTTTTTCTAGTTCGAAATGAGATACTAAGAAATTGGGTAAGTATACCGTAAATGCAACGAATGAGCCAAAAGTTAAGAAATAGAAAATACAT
Coding sequences within it:
- a CDS encoding DeoR family transcriptional regulator is translated as MKPTTTRMLTRIKSIYMYINENGTVTTKDLVDEFGITPRTIQRDLNVLQFNELVYSPCRGKWTTTGKKVRMTS
- a CDS encoding pseudouridine synthase; translation: MRLDKLLANMGYGSRKEVKKLLKDGVVKIDGMPVKDAKFHVNVEEQEVTIHGEIVEYKEFVYLMMHKPQGVISATEDDNHETVVDLLELEDAIFDPFPVGRLDIDTEGFLLLTNDGKLAHQLLTPKKHVPKKYYAHVAGVVTEKDVEEFAKGVIIDDGYETKPGELTILKSDDVSEIELVITEGKFHQVKRMFEAVGKKVVYLKRTEMGPLVLDEELELGQYRELTDEEVEMLKTYQVQTDN
- a CDS encoding polysaccharide biosynthesis protein, which codes for MSDSKFLRGTLIVTLGTFLVKFLGMIYVFPFHALVGTEGGTLYTYGYIPYTIFLSIATAGVPLAVSKFVSKYNALGDYKTSRRMFRSGMVMMIASGILSFLVLYMSAPLFAEAMLGKQSVQNSIEDVTMIIRLVSFALIVVPAASLIRGYFQGHQSMGPTTVSQIIEQIIRIVFLLAGSFIVIKVIGGSVAAAVGVATFAAFVSAVGALGVLIWYWLKRKKHLDQYLIEQTVPESTVSTIQLFKELFAYAIPYVVIGLTIPLYQQIDTLTFNSIMQAIGQGDIAERALGIFTMWTHKLIMIPVSLATAFSLTLVPAITKSFTEKQFRYLKLQITQTFQANMFLTLPAVVGISTLAYPIYTAFYEKDPLGGQVLMWYAPVALLFALFTVTAAILQGINQQKHAIIALGMGVILKFLCNVILIRYFGTIGAVLATGIGFLASILYTNKQIRKHAHYSFGVVYKRTFQIAILTIAMVIVVKLSQGILSFVISPESRFGALITVAVCAGIGGLTYGLLAIRTGVLERVFGGEALEKIQRKLGGKLKIKMKSKGA
- a CDS encoding NAD(P)/FAD-dependent oxidoreductase gives rise to the protein MHYDVIVIGGGPSGLMAAIGAAEEGARVLLLDKGNKLGRKLAISGGGRCNVTNRLPLDEIVKHIPGNGRFLYSAFSIFNNEDIITFFEKLGVKLKEEDHGRMFPVSNKAQSVVDALLTRLQELGVKIRTNTPVETIEYADGQTKAVFLKTGEILETNHVVIAVGGKSVPHTGSTGDGYAWAEKAGHTITELFPTEVPILSKEPFIQDRTLQGLALRDINLSVLNPKGKAIISHKMDMLFTHFGISGPAALRCSQFVVKALKKFKTNSIQMSIDALPDENAEQLFQRMMKQIKEEPKKGIKNVLKGYVPERYFLFLLERNEIDGSQQAGQVSHEKIRALVKDFKEFKVAVNGTQPLEKAFVTGGGVSVKEIYPKEMSSKLMNGLYFCGEVLDIHGYTGGYNITSALITGRIAGTTAGQNAKMQY
- a CDS encoding MDR family MFS transporter, with translation MRKKVMISLMLMTFLSAVEGTIVSTAIPRITSDLSGVELVSWVYAIYMLATAVSTPIYGKLADLFGRKKVLLIGAAIFLIGSALCGVVTSMEQLIFFRALQGIGAGAVMPITMTIIGDLYSEAKDRAKAQGWMSAVWGVSGVIGPLVGGFLVDSLSWRYIFFLNVPFGILACAMIAISYKESIKPAKHHIDYPGAIIFSLSAIALLYALLTGSSKQNWSDITIIGLLIFAAVSFIIFLFVEKKSPEPLIPLALFSNRTLSTVNILTLIAGAMIISITMYLPIWSQGVLGKNATEAGLILMPIPVMWTFGAIFSGNLVGKLQTKQIILLGASILSVATFLLFILSTHSPAFLIYVAVGLFGLGMGLITPIYMITIQAAVPAHTRGTAVGLNTFINTFSQTLGAAVFGTIFNTMIHKQGIKNLDLVSSGGHSAATNVVTESQEALASSVHVIYMSTFALALLTLFIGWLLLKPASQTAEQ
- a CDS encoding helix-turn-helix transcriptional regulator, which gives rise to MSSSAAKYDVFQAIADPTRREVLRLLTEKELPISKITDHFPMSRTAVAKHLHILSEAKLVSGRKVGREKIYRLHLEPLAELQEWLSYYEQLWNNKLSMLKYVVENEE
- a CDS encoding SRPBCC domain-containing protein, with product MNQQNTLQDITQTVIFEAPIQKVWNTVSTAEGIASWFMPNDFEPKVGHEFHVQSPFGPSPCKVLEIEEPHRLSFSWDTDGWVVSFVLKDLGDKTEFTLIHGGWKQPDTVLPKANEKSSVIRDRMAGGWVAIVNEKLKKVVEG
- a CDS encoding sporulation protein Cse60, whose product is MIRVKVFDESHEKDLEDSVNVFLKKLDENQFVDIKYQVGVSINDDENQIYCFSAMVIYKT
- a CDS encoding CarD family transcriptional regulator, giving the protein MEVDDLFQIGDKIVYPMHGAGIIEAIEDKEVLGKTRQYCVIHMVISDMQVMIPMDKVENSGIRYVVDKNTLNDVLVDIHNGEADHSLSWKQRYTMNMEKMKNGNLSDGAEVVRDLIRRNKERALNASEKQMLDNARRILISEVALVQNVSENQATDFLQDTINH